A genomic region of Thermodesulfobium narugense DSM 14796 contains the following coding sequences:
- a CDS encoding winged helix-turn-helix domain-containing protein, with protein sequence MLKKFIKPPLHVIKSEMYFHEKIISLLKSEPKTIPEISKELNIPTYEATMHLMAMRRYNLVEELPKKRRDDYYKYALKEK encoded by the coding sequence ATGCTAAAAAAATTTATTAAGCCACCTTTACACGTTATAAAAAGCGAAATGTATTTCCACGAAAAGATAATCTCTTTGCTCAAAAGTGAACCAAAAACAATACCAGAAATTTCAAAGGAGCTAAATATACCAACCTATGAGGCTACCATGCACCTAATGGCAATGCGTAGATACAACCTTGTAGAAGAGCTTCCGAAAAAGAGGCGAGACGATTATTACAAATACGCTCTCAAGGAGAAATAA
- a CDS encoding FmdB family zinc ribbon protein, which produces MPFYEYKCGDCNNVFTLLRSVDKKDEAASCPKCGSSNVKRVISRPMVSRPKSSSNSDNSIDISSTASSSSCAGCSGGDCSSCGF; this is translated from the coding sequence ATGCCTTTTTATGAGTATAAGTGCGGCGATTGTAATAATGTGTTCACTCTATTAAGAAGCGTTGATAAAAAGGATGAGGCAGCAAGTTGTCCGAAGTGTGGTTCTTCAAATGTAAAGAGAGTAATTTCAAGACCTATGGTATCAAGGCCAAAATCATCCAGTAATAGCGATAACTCGATTGATATTAGTTCAACTGCTTCTAGCTCTTCTTGCGCAGGGTGTTCTGGAGGAGATTGTAGCTCTTGTGGTTTTTAA
- a CDS encoding SH3 domain-containing protein, whose amino-acid sequence MTNMINIKRIILFLALWVFLVSSAYAAAFTPDGNLVGNNIPVRDGPGTSFKIIKIINQTTPIQSVEKQGDWYKVKFQDNSEGWVIGYFVALTKQAPGSIITFDKLKDIKALGIQDDNDVWAATSFGIFLIESATKVIPYNDGYPLGYEVEKFYFDNKNVYALFKKGDNDRKIMYLKDKKWVGLDTKFEYSTVYYQGDSYFWLGGKNGIELWDLKGPKLVSSFPEKEYHAFSSVLSIYRDSNDLWVGTEKGLYMLDLKTNKIITYSEKNHLIMGAFTLILGDKDRIYAVSRETNMLGLNISCALNIYDKKTHKWINYLPADYPPGITSYPWIEKGIVTDDGAWFSVFQDQSTLITGYGVVHYISKGNKFQDYYVPKIYSDSIYGFAYQNGKLYMMSPKGVLTYNEATGDFGKITKADGLLDNDIKALAVYGNTLWIGGPQGITRYNVGK is encoded by the coding sequence ATGACTAACATGATCAATATTAAAAGGATTATTCTATTTTTAGCATTGTGGGTATTTTTGGTTTCTAGTGCATATGCAGCTGCTTTTACTCCTGATGGGAATCTTGTAGGAAATAATATACCAGTAAGGGATGGTCCTGGTACAAGTTTTAAGATCATCAAAATAATTAACCAGACTACACCCATTCAATCGGTAGAAAAGCAGGGAGATTGGTATAAAGTAAAATTTCAGGATAATTCAGAGGGTTGGGTTATAGGTTACTTTGTGGCTCTAACCAAGCAAGCACCTGGCTCTATTATAACTTTTGATAAGTTAAAAGATATTAAAGCTCTAGGTATTCAAGATGACAACGACGTCTGGGCTGCTACAAGCTTTGGAATCTTTTTAATAGAATCTGCTACGAAAGTTATACCTTACAACGACGGATATCCTTTGGGATATGAGGTTGAAAAATTTTATTTTGATAACAAAAACGTCTATGCCCTCTTCAAAAAAGGTGATAACGATAGAAAAATTATGTACTTGAAAGACAAAAAGTGGGTAGGTCTAGATACAAAATTTGAATACAGTACTGTGTACTATCAAGGCGATTCTTACTTTTGGCTTGGCGGAAAGAATGGAATTGAACTCTGGGATCTTAAAGGACCAAAGTTAGTTTCCTCTTTCCCAGAAAAGGAATACCACGCTTTTAGTTCGGTTCTTAGCATTTACAGGGATTCTAATGATCTTTGGGTTGGAACCGAAAAGGGACTTTATATGCTAGACCTTAAGACAAACAAGATTATTACTTATTCGGAAAAGAATCATTTAATAATGGGTGCTTTTACCCTAATACTTGGTGATAAAGACAGAATTTATGCTGTTTCCAGAGAAACTAATATGCTGGGTTTAAACATTTCTTGTGCTTTGAATATTTATGATAAGAAAACTCATAAGTGGATAAACTATCTGCCTGCTGATTATCCGCCGGGGATAACCTCTTATCCATGGATAGAAAAGGGCATAGTAACCGATGACGGGGCATGGTTTAGCGTGTTTCAGGATCAGTCCACTCTCATAACGGGATATGGTGTAGTTCACTACATCAGTAAGGGCAACAAATTTCAAGATTATTATGTGCCAAAAATCTATTCAGACTCAATATATGGCTTTGCTTACCAAAATGGTAAGCTATATATGATGAGTCCTAAAGGCGTATTGACCTATAACGAAGCTACAGGCGATTTTGGAAAGATTACAAAAGCGGATGGCTTGTTAGATAACGATATCAAAGCTCTTGCAGTATATGGCAATACCCTATGGATTGGTGGTCCTCAAGGTATAACCAGATACAATGTAGGAAAGTAA
- a CDS encoding fructose 1,6-bisphosphatase, whose protein sequence is MKIRLDILKFDVSGYVDNISVHPVVVEKLECFFSNLVSENEVLDYNVLALANKVLIIVVTDAERFKEANDIDKILYSVIENIEKADFNFTLEKSSIKQFKNFFFTERKNEGILIFFSTNVEVVSHNIAILKLLFDPFTNVNIFKADISKLYTINLQFNERLKSYIQFKDLFKLVKDMKKSNLKFFVQSIESQNSEPVMASLEDGSVSLWRVSEPFFHINLILRALVENTLPVTFYDSSNALAFPKSLAVGFTLQNGKLFGPVDLFDDSFYESLRSKFYEKNY, encoded by the coding sequence TTGAAAATTAGGTTAGACATCCTTAAGTTTGACGTGTCAGGTTATGTTGATAACATAAGCGTGCATCCTGTAGTGGTTGAGAAGTTGGAGTGCTTTTTCTCAAATTTAGTTAGTGAAAATGAAGTTCTTGACTACAACGTATTGGCTCTTGCGAACAAAGTTTTAATAATAGTGGTTACGGATGCCGAAAGGTTCAAAGAAGCCAATGACATTGATAAGATTTTGTACAGTGTAATAGAAAATATAGAAAAGGCTGATTTTAATTTTACGCTTGAAAAATCTAGCATTAAACAATTTAAAAATTTCTTTTTCACAGAAAGAAAAAATGAGGGTATATTAATATTCTTTTCAACTAATGTTGAAGTTGTATCTCACAATATAGCAATATTGAAGCTATTGTTCGATCCTTTTACAAATGTGAATATCTTTAAAGCTGATATTTCTAAACTATATACCATCAATTTGCAATTTAATGAGCGCTTGAAATCTTATATTCAATTTAAAGATCTTTTTAAATTAGTAAAGGATATGAAGAAATCGAATTTAAAATTTTTTGTTCAATCAATTGAGAGTCAAAATTCTGAGCCCGTGATGGCATCTCTTGAAGATGGAAGCGTTTCCTTGTGGAGGGTGTCTGAGCCATTTTTTCATATAAACCTTATTTTAAGAGCTTTAGTTGAAAATACTTTGCCTGTGACTTTCTATGATTCATCTAACGCTTTAGCTTTTCCCAAGTCATTGGCTGTGGGTTTCACTCTCCAAAATGGAAAACTTTTTGGCCCTGTTGATCTATTTGATGACTCTTTTTACGAATCTTTAAGAAGTAAATTCTATGAAAAAAATTATTGA
- a CDS encoding 4Fe-4S dicluster domain-containing protein, translating to MIKVNSGLIDKIKISEDFNASACFNCGTCSALCPVGFDILPRKLFRYVLLGEEEKILESTDQIFSCLLCRMCEEQCPHDVNITENIRLIRNYLAKSKLGV from the coding sequence ATGATAAAAGTCAATTCTGGATTGATAGATAAAATTAAGATAAGTGAGGATTTCAACGCATCAGCATGCTTTAACTGTGGGACTTGCTCGGCACTGTGCCCAGTAGGCTTTGATATTTTACCCAGAAAACTTTTTAGATATGTTCTCTTAGGCGAAGAGGAAAAAATTCTTGAGAGCACCGATCAGATATTTTCATGCCTTTTATGTAGGATGTGCGAAGAGCAATGCCCACATGATGTTAACATAACAGAAAACATAAGACTTATCAGAAATTATCTTGCCAAGAGCAAGCTTGGAGTGTGA
- a CDS encoding FAD-dependent oxidoreductase — MSDYKKFDALVIGGGIAGMESSILLGDMGFKVLLVEKESSIGGKMILLSKVFPTLDCSSCISTPKMAATAAHNNITILNYSEVEEIKKEKNSFIAKILKKATFVDPAKCTGCGQCELACTVPLLDQFNCDLIPRRAAYIAFPQAVPKKAVIERFGTSPCTFVCPVGVKAHGLVSLSRSGKFEEAYRLHLEDSPFVSTLSRICSAPCEKRCTRNQLEGSIPIRNIKRYIADKHFENSPTPQKIELKDLSDKRVAIVGSGPSGLSAAYYLAKKGYRVTIFESSDKLGGKLRLIPGYLLPKNLLDRDIEEITSYQNIEVKLNTKIFSLNTLKESGFDAVLLSTGTSYNEKDYPETLKQKNVIDAIKFLQDKDIHSTLNSKNVVVIGGNNIAMHCARVALRYKANVSIHFEKDRVDMSATKKEIDDATNEGVKLVLNSKLDEIDKADIIIYAMDPRPEQLVFDESNPNISELKVNEFYQTQIPWVFSCGDNVHGHSNILKAISSAKKAAFYLDLFLNNLDFGSEKFDDRLPAVKPNEIKDRYNSNFPKHMKFEPHLRTKDFNFEEIEQTISEEEVKKYATGCLDCGGCSECHQCVNICPANAIDFSIRDTRYEIEVDTVIVSTGFNLFNASKKEIFGFGRFPNVIDAMQMDRILAPTRPYNAVIRPSDGKVPSNIAMILCVGSRDRKVDNNICSRVCCMYSLKQAQLIMGALPTADLTIYYIDIRAFGKGYEEFYHQAKEMGIRFVKGKVARIEEDEENNLNLFYEDMEEDGQIKVANHDMVILSVGLLSNTTAFKPFKDMKLDSDNHMFVREVEENTEPAKTSIEGIFVAGTSSSIKDIPDSVVHAGAAAAQAAGYITKMRRGL, encoded by the coding sequence ATGAGCGACTATAAAAAGTTTGACGCATTAGTAATAGGTGGCGGAATTGCTGGAATGGAATCTTCTATATTGCTTGGTGATATGGGATTCAAAGTGCTTCTTGTAGAAAAAGAATCCAGTATTGGCGGAAAAATGATACTACTTAGCAAAGTATTTCCCACTCTTGATTGTTCTAGTTGCATATCCACACCTAAAATGGCTGCTACAGCTGCTCACAATAATATCACAATATTAAATTACAGCGAAGTTGAAGAGATAAAGAAGGAAAAGAATTCTTTTATAGCTAAAATTCTTAAAAAGGCCACATTTGTTGACCCAGCCAAGTGTACAGGATGCGGACAGTGCGAGCTTGCTTGCACTGTCCCTTTGCTTGACCAGTTCAATTGCGATCTTATTCCCAGAAGAGCAGCATACATTGCATTTCCACAAGCAGTTCCAAAAAAAGCAGTAATAGAGAGGTTTGGCACCTCACCTTGTACTTTTGTATGCCCCGTTGGCGTAAAGGCACACGGGCTTGTTTCGCTTTCAAGATCTGGAAAATTTGAAGAAGCATATCGCTTACATCTTGAAGATTCTCCTTTCGTCTCAACTCTTAGCAGAATATGTTCTGCCCCCTGCGAAAAAAGATGCACCAGAAACCAATTGGAAGGTTCTATCCCTATCAGAAACATAAAACGATACATTGCAGACAAGCACTTTGAAAATTCCCCTACCCCTCAGAAAATAGAACTAAAAGACCTATCAGACAAGAGAGTTGCAATTGTTGGTTCTGGCCCATCAGGATTGAGCGCTGCGTACTATCTTGCCAAAAAGGGCTACAGAGTAACTATTTTCGAATCATCAGATAAACTGGGGGGCAAACTTAGATTAATCCCTGGTTACTTGCTTCCAAAGAATTTACTAGACAGAGACATTGAAGAAATAACATCATATCAAAACATTGAAGTAAAGCTAAACACGAAGATCTTTTCTCTAAATACATTAAAAGAAAGCGGATTTGACGCAGTATTGCTGTCAACTGGAACTAGCTATAATGAGAAGGATTATCCAGAAACTCTAAAGCAAAAGAATGTCATTGACGCTATCAAATTCCTGCAAGACAAAGATATTCACTCTACTCTAAATTCGAAAAACGTCGTTGTAATTGGTGGAAACAACATTGCTATGCACTGCGCCAGAGTAGCATTAAGATACAAAGCAAACGTTTCAATACATTTTGAAAAGGACAGAGTTGACATGAGCGCTACAAAAAAAGAAATCGATGATGCAACAAACGAAGGAGTCAAATTGGTTCTTAATTCAAAATTAGATGAAATAGATAAAGCAGATATTATTATTTATGCAATGGATCCAAGGCCTGAGCAATTAGTCTTTGATGAGTCTAACCCGAACATATCTGAATTAAAAGTTAATGAATTCTATCAGACCCAAATCCCTTGGGTATTTAGTTGTGGCGACAATGTGCACGGACACTCAAATATACTTAAAGCTATTTCCAGTGCAAAAAAAGCGGCTTTTTATCTTGATCTATTTTTAAACAATTTGGATTTTGGCTCAGAAAAATTTGATGACAGACTTCCTGCTGTAAAGCCAAACGAAATAAAAGATCGCTACAATTCAAACTTTCCAAAACACATGAAATTTGAGCCACATCTTAGAACAAAAGATTTCAATTTTGAGGAAATAGAACAAACTATCTCAGAAGAAGAAGTAAAGAAATATGCCACAGGTTGCCTGGATTGTGGCGGTTGTAGCGAATGCCACCAATGTGTAAACATTTGTCCTGCTAATGCAATAGATTTTTCAATTAGAGATACAAGATACGAAATAGAAGTAGATACTGTAATTGTTTCTACAGGATTCAATTTGTTTAACGCTAGCAAAAAGGAAATATTTGGGTTTGGCAGATTCCCAAACGTTATCGATGCAATGCAAATGGACAGAATACTTGCTCCTACCAGACCATACAACGCTGTAATAAGGCCATCTGATGGCAAGGTGCCATCAAATATTGCAATGATATTGTGTGTGGGCTCGCGAGATAGAAAGGTAGACAACAACATATGTTCAAGAGTTTGCTGTATGTATTCTCTAAAACAGGCACAACTTATAATGGGGGCTCTACCTACTGCTGATCTGACTATATATTACATTGATATAAGGGCATTCGGCAAAGGATATGAAGAGTTTTATCACCAGGCTAAAGAAATGGGCATAAGATTTGTAAAAGGGAAGGTAGCAAGAATAGAAGAAGACGAAGAAAACAATCTAAATCTGTTTTACGAAGACATGGAAGAAGACGGACAAATAAAGGTTGCCAATCACGATATGGTAATACTATCAGTCGGACTATTGTCAAACACAACTGCATTCAAGCCGTTCAAAGATATGAAACTGGATTCGGACAATCACATGTTCGTAAGAGAAGTAGAAGAGAACACAGAACCGGCAAAGACTTCAATAGAAGGAATATTTGTTGCTGGCACTTCAAGTTCCATAAAGGATATCCCCGATTCTGTTGTACACGCTGGAGCTGCTGCAGCTCAAGCAGCAGGATACATTACTAAGATGAGGAGGGGGCTATGA
- a CDS encoding M23 family metallopeptidase, with the protein MGNFFKKFKLGSIKQFLVRYKKEICYFFPIIPLIVGGLIITNSANLNPKNANFSIYPVQNVSKEDVKKVSSEPKFQIQDYTVQPGDTLESIAQKFSISYQTIKLLNGIKDESYLKIGQKLKIPNMNGVIYTVQPGDTLSEICEIYGVSQERILKSNNIPNPQELQIGQDIFIPGLDVVSEVVNKWTSDSSNNGYERIALSYRGRGFPGNFIWPVDGPITSGFGWRIHPIFGTPEFHTGIDIGVPYGTPVRAADRGIVTYAGWEHGYGEIVTINHGDGISTSYSHNSSIVVSVGQRVSQGQVIAYAGSTGWSTGPHVLFEVKVDGRYVNPLNYLPR; encoded by the coding sequence TTGGGTAATTTTTTTAAAAAATTTAAATTAGGCTCTATCAAGCAATTTTTAGTGAGATACAAAAAAGAAATTTGCTACTTTTTTCCCATTATTCCTCTGATTGTAGGGGGGTTAATAATTACAAATAGTGCTAATTTAAATCCAAAAAACGCTAATTTTTCAATTTATCCTGTTCAAAATGTTTCTAAAGAAGATGTCAAAAAGGTTTCAAGTGAACCAAAATTTCAGATTCAGGATTACACTGTTCAGCCAGGAGATACACTTGAAAGCATAGCTCAAAAGTTCAGCATTAGTTATCAGACTATTAAGTTGCTGAATGGTATTAAGGATGAAAGCTATCTTAAAATTGGTCAAAAGTTAAAAATTCCTAACATGAACGGCGTTATTTACACTGTTCAACCCGGAGACACGTTGAGTGAGATCTGTGAAATATATGGAGTTAGTCAGGAAAGAATTTTGAAGTCCAATAATATACCCAATCCTCAAGAACTTCAGATAGGGCAGGATATATTTATACCTGGGCTTGATGTAGTGTCTGAAGTAGTAAATAAGTGGACTTCAGACAGTAGCAACAATGGATATGAACGTATTGCTCTATCTTATAGAGGTAGAGGATTTCCTGGTAACTTTATATGGCCTGTAGATGGTCCTATTACTTCTGGCTTTGGTTGGAGAATTCATCCAATTTTCGGTACTCCCGAGTTTCATACAGGAATTGATATTGGAGTGCCCTATGGTACTCCAGTTAGGGCTGCAGATAGGGGAATAGTTACCTATGCTGGTTGGGAACACGGTTATGGTGAAATTGTTACCATTAATCATGGAGATGGCATTAGTACTTCCTATTCACATAATAGCTCAATAGTTGTCTCTGTGGGGCAAAGAGTTAGTCAGGGTCAAGTAATAGCTTATGCTGGTAGCACTGGTTGGTCTACAGGACCACACGTGCTCTTTGAAGTAAAAGTTGACGGAAGATATGTAAACCCTCTAAATTATTTGCCTAGATAG
- a CDS encoding CoB--CoM heterodisulfide reductase iron-sulfur subunit A family protein: MSGRIGVFVCYCGGNISDYVDVEKVKDAVANDEGVAYAKTNMFTCSDSAQTEMINAIKEKNLDGIVIASCSPKLHLKTFQNMAQRAGLNPYQYTQVNIREQCSWAHTHNKEAATAKAIDLVRAGIAKTRNSVPLTPLRVNTVNQALIVGGGISGLRCALALSDMGIFAHVIEKESKIGGNLKDIGVVFPDNKNGSELIEELEKEIKKRNNINIYTNAKLIKKQGSVGNFECDIMSGDEKLTLNVGSIILTTGFKPYTPKPNEFGYGHPNVITLVDFKKLLANNVKKGELVFNGQKIREIAYIYCVGSRENNKENGNKYCSRYCCSAVNYASLLAFDIDKNLKQYHIYRDIRTYGKYEEYYEENLRRGALYFKYDEETPPDISLKGERIKIIVKDRLLAKEDILIPCDLLVLVNGMVANENSELNDILKTPIGKDKFYNEIHPKLRPVETVIDGIFIAGASQGPKNISESVASSMAAASKTASLLIKGYVDIEPTVAHVIEEKCTGCKLCENSCPYEAISFVNRNDKVIASINPAICKGCGGCVPDCPEDALEVLGYTHAQINSMINSMLLEAK; this comes from the coding sequence ATGAGCGGTAGAATTGGCGTTTTTGTATGTTATTGTGGTGGAAACATATCAGACTATGTGGACGTAGAGAAGGTAAAAGATGCAGTAGCAAATGATGAAGGCGTAGCATATGCAAAGACCAATATGTTTACGTGTTCTGACAGCGCTCAGACAGAAATGATAAACGCAATAAAAGAAAAGAATCTAGACGGAATTGTAATAGCTTCTTGCTCTCCAAAACTTCATTTGAAGACCTTTCAAAATATGGCACAGAGGGCAGGACTTAACCCTTACCAATATACTCAGGTAAATATTAGAGAGCAGTGTTCATGGGCACACACTCACAACAAAGAAGCAGCAACTGCAAAGGCAATTGACTTAGTAAGAGCAGGTATTGCAAAAACTAGAAATTCCGTCCCACTCACTCCATTAAGGGTAAACACTGTTAATCAGGCTTTAATAGTAGGAGGAGGCATATCAGGCTTAAGGTGCGCTTTAGCATTATCCGATATGGGAATCTTTGCCCACGTAATAGAGAAAGAATCCAAAATAGGTGGTAACCTAAAGGACATAGGCGTTGTCTTTCCTGACAACAAAAATGGTTCTGAACTAATAGAGGAACTTGAAAAAGAGATCAAAAAAAGAAATAACATCAACATTTATACCAATGCAAAACTAATAAAAAAACAAGGCAGCGTGGGAAATTTTGAATGTGACATAATGTCTGGAGACGAAAAATTAACTCTAAACGTCGGTTCAATAATTTTAACAACAGGATTTAAACCCTATACTCCTAAACCAAATGAATTTGGTTATGGACATCCAAATGTAATAACTTTGGTAGATTTTAAGAAGTTGTTAGCCAATAACGTTAAAAAGGGCGAACTGGTCTTTAATGGTCAAAAAATTAGAGAGATAGCCTATATTTACTGTGTTGGCTCACGAGAAAATAACAAAGAAAACGGCAACAAATACTGTTCCAGATATTGCTGCAGCGCTGTTAACTACGCTTCTCTTTTAGCATTTGACATCGATAAGAATTTGAAGCAATATCACATCTACAGAGATATAAGAACATACGGAAAATATGAAGAATATTATGAAGAAAATCTCAGGCGCGGAGCTTTATACTTCAAGTATGACGAAGAAACCCCCCCAGATATTAGTCTAAAAGGCGAAAGAATAAAAATTATTGTAAAGGATAGACTGTTAGCCAAGGAAGATATCTTAATTCCCTGCGACTTGCTTGTGCTTGTAAATGGTATGGTGGCAAATGAGAACTCAGAACTAAACGATATTTTAAAAACTCCAATTGGTAAAGACAAATTTTATAACGAAATACATCCAAAACTAAGACCTGTAGAAACTGTAATAGATGGCATATTTATTGCAGGAGCATCACAAGGCCCAAAAAATATTTCAGAAAGCGTAGCTAGTTCAATGGCTGCTGCATCGAAAACGGCATCACTTCTTATTAAAGGCTATGTAGACATTGAGCCCACTGTTGCACACGTAATAGAAGAAAAGTGTACGGGTTGCAAACTATGCGAAAATTCATGCCCATACGAAGCAATATCTTTTGTAAACAGAAACGATAAAGTAATTGCAAGCATAAATCCTGCAATTTGTAAAGGATGTGGCGGCTGTGTTCCTGATTGTCCTGAAGATGCTCTGGAAGTTCTTGGCTACACTCACGCTCAAATAAATTCCATGATAAATTCTATGCTTTTGGAGGCAAAATAA
- a CDS encoding NAD(P)/FAD-dependent oxidoreductase: MRYDVIILGAGPAGLSAAVYIARANISSLVIGLPDGSRASWAHNIENYLGFPEGISGKEFKERSVAQAKKFGAIILEEEVIAANYSENGGYYVETNKENRFEADYLILALGLNVKPSGVKNEVEYIGKGVSYCSTCDGFFYKDRPVVVIGNKDLAARETLDLVEFASKITLISHAKDFEISENFLNKLKQNNVELRTGKAIEVLGDGEKVTGVLLDDGSKITTDGVFFALGNMGSLDIARFLGLEINEKTKSIVVDRSMKTNIPGIYAAGDCTGEPYQVSTAVGEGAIAALEIIHEIRNRKDRR; encoded by the coding sequence TTGAGATATGATGTAATTATTTTGGGAGCAGGACCTGCTGGTTTATCTGCTGCGGTTTATATAGCGAGAGCTAATATTTCATCTCTTGTGATAGGTTTGCCTGATGGCTCAAGGGCTTCTTGGGCTCACAACATTGAAAACTATCTGGGATTTCCTGAGGGAATTTCTGGTAAAGAATTTAAAGAAAGGTCTGTGGCTCAAGCAAAAAAATTTGGCGCAATAATTTTAGAAGAAGAAGTTATTGCGGCTAACTATTCTGAAAATGGCGGTTACTACGTTGAAACTAACAAAGAAAATCGTTTTGAGGCTGATTATTTGATTCTGGCACTGGGCTTGAACGTAAAGCCCTCTGGGGTAAAAAATGAAGTAGAGTATATTGGAAAAGGAGTTTCTTACTGCAGCACTTGTGATGGGTTTTTTTATAAAGATAGGCCTGTAGTGGTGATAGGCAACAAAGATTTAGCTGCAAGAGAAACTCTTGACCTTGTTGAATTCGCTTCGAAAATAACTTTGATTTCTCATGCAAAGGATTTTGAGATCTCTGAAAACTTTCTGAATAAGCTGAAACAAAATAACGTTGAATTGAGAACGGGAAAGGCAATTGAAGTGCTTGGCGATGGAGAAAAAGTTACAGGAGTTTTGCTGGATGATGGAAGTAAGATAACTACCGACGGCGTTTTCTTTGCTTTGGGAAATATGGGGTCGCTTGACATAGCTAGATTTTTAGGGTTAGAAATTAACGAAAAGACAAAATCGATTGTGGTAGACAGATCAATGAAGACTAACATCCCAGGAATATATGCCGCTGGCGATTGCACCGGTGAACCTTATCAGGTTTCTACTGCTGTAGGAGAGGGCGCAATTGCTGCCCTTGAAATTATTCATGAAATAAGAAATAGAAAGGACAGAAGATGA
- a CDS encoding ArsR/SmtB family transcription factor: MLQLFEAHAELCKSLSNPKRLMIIAMLAEGEANVTEIAKTIDARPSTVSQHLALLRAHNLVETRKEGKTIYYSLSDKRLGEACNLIRQILYETMKKKGNFAKEMSLESNLLCFKIKN, translated from the coding sequence TTGCTGCAGCTCTTTGAAGCCCATGCAGAGCTTTGCAAAAGCCTTTCCAACCCAAAAAGGCTTATGATAATAGCAATGCTTGCTGAAGGAGAGGCAAACGTAACAGAAATTGCAAAGACAATTGACGCTAGGCCATCAACAGTTAGCCAGCACCTAGCTCTTCTTAGAGCACACAATTTAGTAGAAACCAGAAAAGAGGGCAAAACAATTTACTACTCGCTCTCAGACAAAAGATTAGGTGAAGCCTGCAATCTTATTAGACAAATCCTCTATGAAACAATGAAAAAGAAGGGCAATTTTGCAAAGGAAATGAGTTTAGAAAGCAATCTGCTTTGCTTTAAAATAAAAAATTAA
- a CDS encoding sulfurtransferase TusA family protein, which yields MSLDLKNLKVDKTVDARGSACPGPLLAAKREIVSIPIGGIMEVLSSDEGTNEDLPLWAEKVGHEFLGNIEEAGYWKLYVKRGK from the coding sequence ATGAGTTTAGACCTGAAAAATTTGAAAGTAGACAAAACAGTAGATGCAAGAGGAAGTGCCTGCCCTGGTCCACTACTTGCAGCCAAAAGGGAAATCGTCTCAATACCTATTGGGGGAATAATGGAAGTTCTATCCTCTGATGAAGGGACAAACGAAGACCTCCCGCTGTGGGCAGAAAAGGTTGGACACGAATTTTTGGGAAATATTGAAGAAGCTGGGTATTGGAAACTTTATGTAAAAAGAGGAAAATAA
- a CDS encoding hydrogenase iron-sulfur subunit produces the protein MSANNPKILVFSTNNISDPGIDLAGASHMDYPESVKVITVPCSSGISPKWILNAIKSGFDGVFIAADGTDCPYLTNCTDRTAKVVEKSQELLTANNLDPRRVKMAAICSVCAESFVSHIKKFHKALSELNN, from the coding sequence GTGTCTGCTAATAATCCAAAAATCTTAGTTTTTTCAACGAACAATATCTCAGATCCTGGCATTGACCTTGCGGGAGCGTCTCATATGGACTATCCAGAATCAGTTAAAGTTATAACAGTTCCTTGTTCTAGTGGCATAAGCCCAAAATGGATTTTAAATGCAATAAAAAGTGGTTTTGATGGAGTATTCATAGCTGCTGATGGAACAGATTGTCCTTATTTAACTAACTGCACAGATAGAACTGCAAAGGTCGTAGAGAAATCACAAGAACTCCTCACAGCAAACAACCTAGATCCAAGAAGAGTAAAAATGGCTGCAATATGTTCCGTATGTGCTGAATCATTTGTCTCACATATCAAAAAGTTTCATAAAGCATTAAGCGAATTGAATAACTAA